From Thalassotalea euphylliae, the proteins below share one genomic window:
- a CDS encoding TonB-dependent receptor plug domain-containing protein yields MELKTRISAISAIVAATLLPNPIVFAQQETSAEEQEVELIVVTGSFVRRSENFESPSPLAVVDSVAIDALGAKNISDITQTLTINTGAENNPDAFTQNATAGTSNINLRGLGVASTLVLLNNKRQVVTAQPNNGGVNFVDTSSLVPMIAIGRMEIVKDGASALYGSDAVAGVVNFITKNDYEGVKVTAEYQDGKYGDNKEYVIQGLWGTVNDDSSLMAAVSYTNRSPMFVSDRRLSRIEDDVSALGNPGSFFIGPAPIIDPTGCAEFGGFPQIIRPAGTVPGLDVGFCGFDFVRTYSYVADESRVSSYFKATKDFSDDIKWTTEVSYARNRAERGGSPSFPILTFPTVPADHPNNIFNIPVSFFGRAIGFGAPGDPANTESDTARINTTLTGELEDGFWELSYTAARNDFLFTVNDTLAQEFQNALNGFGGQGCDPFTGSPGVGACEYFNPFATSYTSSPNSQNVINSFTAQQQIDSESNLQVAEALVSMDLFDMDAGTAGIAFGIQYRYQDLTQDYDALSNQDRFSFVIGNADIEGDQDTWAAFAEVALPLTEDLDVQLAVRYEDYGGTTGDTVDPKFAASWRVNESFSLRGSVSTSFRAPSIFQRDGGATSLNELVDPLTGSTAFAGVRASGNEGLVPEESTAYNLGFSLEPVDDFSIELDYWSFEFEDLIIQESFQAILNASPQDTERVVRAGDPLNGPILRVNTTYVNANSLETAGLDLVSSYRIDTEFGQITPSINATYIVDYDLTDPQAGDIDGVGLRNFNNIGVSTPELRVNFGLNWAVENHSANMFVRYIDSYDDDQNCADGNEFDEQCTVGFKQIDSHVTVDFQYNVDLGSIYDTDTSYVLTIGGTNITDEEPPQVFTNSGFDSKVHDPRGRQLYARFAMEF; encoded by the coding sequence ATGGAACTAAAAACACGAATAAGCGCTATTAGTGCAATAGTGGCCGCAACCCTGTTGCCAAACCCAATAGTCTTTGCTCAACAAGAAACGAGTGCCGAAGAACAAGAAGTTGAACTTATTGTTGTGACTGGTAGTTTCGTTCGCCGTAGCGAAAACTTCGAATCACCTTCTCCCTTGGCGGTTGTCGATAGCGTTGCGATCGACGCGTTAGGGGCGAAAAATATTAGTGATATCACTCAAACCTTGACCATCAATACTGGAGCAGAGAACAACCCTGACGCGTTTACGCAAAACGCAACAGCAGGTACCTCAAATATCAACCTAAGGGGGCTTGGCGTCGCATCAACCTTAGTACTGTTGAATAACAAGCGACAGGTGGTTACCGCCCAGCCTAATAATGGGGGGGTGAACTTTGTTGATACGAGTTCGCTTGTGCCTATGATTGCGATTGGTCGTATGGAAATCGTTAAAGATGGTGCGTCAGCACTGTATGGCTCTGACGCGGTTGCAGGTGTAGTGAACTTTATTACCAAAAATGACTATGAAGGTGTCAAAGTTACGGCTGAATATCAAGATGGTAAATACGGCGATAACAAAGAGTATGTGATACAAGGTTTATGGGGCACTGTTAATGACGATAGCAGCTTAATGGCTGCGGTAAGTTATACTAACCGCTCACCTATGTTTGTTAGCGATCGCAGGCTAAGCCGAATTGAAGATGATGTTAGTGCCTTGGGTAACCCAGGTTCATTCTTTATCGGGCCTGCACCGATTATTGATCCAACAGGCTGTGCTGAGTTTGGTGGTTTTCCTCAGATTATACGCCCTGCTGGAACTGTACCAGGACTGGATGTAGGCTTCTGTGGTTTTGACTTTGTTAGAACCTATTCATATGTAGCTGATGAATCTCGTGTGTCGTCATACTTCAAGGCAACAAAAGATTTTTCTGACGATATAAAATGGACGACAGAAGTAAGCTATGCGCGCAACAGAGCAGAGCGCGGCGGTTCACCTTCATTCCCTATTTTAACCTTCCCAACCGTGCCAGCGGATCATCCAAATAATATATTTAATATTCCAGTATCCTTTTTTGGCCGTGCTATTGGCTTTGGTGCGCCAGGAGATCCTGCCAATACCGAATCTGATACTGCACGTATTAACACAACACTGACTGGTGAATTAGAAGATGGTTTTTGGGAGCTAAGTTATACTGCAGCGCGTAACGACTTCTTATTTACGGTTAATGATACCCTAGCGCAAGAGTTTCAAAATGCGCTTAATGGCTTTGGTGGCCAAGGGTGTGATCCATTCACGGGTAGCCCAGGTGTTGGTGCTTGTGAATATTTTAACCCATTCGCGACCTCATACACTTCCTCACCGAACTCACAAAATGTAATTAATTCTTTTACGGCTCAGCAGCAAATTGATTCTGAGTCTAATTTGCAAGTTGCAGAAGCGCTGGTTTCAATGGATTTGTTTGACATGGATGCTGGGACTGCTGGTATTGCATTTGGCATTCAATACCGCTATCAAGACCTCACTCAAGATTATGATGCCCTATCAAATCAGGACCGATTCTCGTTTGTTATTGGTAATGCCGATATTGAAGGTGACCAAGATACTTGGGCGGCGTTTGCTGAAGTTGCATTGCCTCTTACAGAAGATTTGGATGTACAACTCGCGGTGCGCTATGAAGACTACGGTGGAACAACTGGTGATACGGTTGATCCTAAATTTGCAGCCTCATGGCGCGTTAATGAAAGTTTCTCACTACGTGGTTCAGTGTCTACTTCATTCCGAGCACCATCGATTTTCCAAAGGGACGGTGGGGCTACATCATTAAATGAATTAGTAGATCCACTCACCGGTTCAACAGCCTTTGCTGGCGTTAGAGCAAGCGGTAACGAAGGTTTAGTTCCTGAAGAATCTACTGCTTACAATTTGGGCTTCTCGTTAGAGCCAGTTGACGATTTTTCAATTGAATTGGATTACTGGAGCTTTGAGTTTGAAGATCTCATTATTCAAGAAAGCTTTCAAGCAATCCTTAATGCTAGCCCGCAAGATACCGAACGTGTGGTTCGAGCGGGTGATCCATTAAACGGGCCAATACTGCGAGTAAATACAACCTATGTAAATGCTAACTCACTGGAAACAGCAGGCTTGGATTTGGTGAGTAGCTATCGAATTGATACTGAGTTTGGTCAAATTACGCCGAGTATCAATGCGACCTATATTGTTGATTACGACCTAACAGATCCACAAGCTGGTGACATCGATGGCGTAGGGTTGAGAAACTTTAACAACATAGGTGTTTCAACGCCTGAGTTAAGAGTTAACTTTGGGCTTAACTGGGCGGTAGAAAACCATTCAGCTAACATGTTTGTCCGCTACATAGATAGCTATGATGATGACCAAAACTGTGCTGATGGTAATGAATTTGATGAACAATGCACGGTTGGCTTTAAGCAAATTGATAGCCATGTCACGGTCGATTTCCAATACAATGTCGACTTAGGCTCGATTTATGACACAGATACCAGTTATGTTTTAACAATAGGGGGAACAAACATAACAGATGAAGAGCCTCCTCAGGTATTCACTAACTCAGGCTTTGATTCAAAAGTACACGATCCAAGAGGTCGTCAGCTTTATGCTCGTTTTGCCATGGAGTTTTAA
- the minE gene encoding cell division topological specificity factor MinE produces MALLDYFRSSKKTSASLAKERLQIIVAHERNARSGPDYLPQMKRDIIEVISKYVPSINSDQVSVQLEQKDDDLAVLELNVTLPEKS; encoded by the coding sequence ATGGCATTATTAGATTATTTTCGTTCTTCGAAGAAAACCTCTGCGTCGCTAGCCAAAGAGCGATTACAAATTATCGTTGCGCATGAGCGCAATGCGCGTTCAGGGCCTGATTATTTGCCACAGATGAAGCGTGACATCATTGAGGTGATCAGCAAGTATGTACCTAGCATTAACTCTGATCAGGTGTCAGTACAACTTGAACAAAAAGATGATGATTTAGCGGTATTGGAACTCAATGTAACTTTACCGGAAAAAAGCTAA
- the minD gene encoding septum site-determining protein MinD, with protein sequence MAKIIVVTSGKGGVGKTTSSAAIGTGLALKGKKTVILDFDIGLRNLDLIMGVERRVVYDFVNVINGEANLNQALIKDKRVENLYILPASQTRDKDALTKEGVGKVLDDLSKDFDYILCDSPAGIEAGAQMALYFADEAIVVTNPEVSSVRDSDRILGILQSKSRHAEQGSSIPEHLLLTRYNPERVDMGEMLSVEDVKEILAIELIGVIPESKAVLSASNAGQPVILDEQSDAGQAYIDAVERLLGEKVDFRFLTAKKKGLLNRLFGS encoded by the coding sequence ATGGCAAAAATTATTGTAGTGACATCGGGTAAAGGTGGTGTTGGCAAAACTACGTCAAGTGCGGCAATTGGCACGGGGTTGGCGTTAAAAGGTAAAAAAACCGTTATTCTCGATTTCGATATTGGTTTGCGTAACCTAGATCTGATCATGGGGGTCGAGCGCCGAGTGGTGTACGACTTCGTCAATGTGATCAATGGTGAAGCAAACTTAAATCAAGCACTGATCAAAGATAAGCGAGTAGAGAATTTATACATTCTGCCCGCTTCACAAACCCGTGATAAGGATGCCTTGACTAAAGAAGGCGTTGGCAAGGTGCTTGACGATTTAAGTAAAGACTTCGACTACATTTTATGTGATTCGCCAGCGGGTATTGAAGCTGGGGCACAAATGGCACTTTATTTTGCTGATGAAGCGATTGTGGTCACCAATCCAGAGGTATCATCGGTACGTGATTCTGATCGTATTTTAGGTATTTTGCAAAGCAAGTCTCGTCATGCAGAGCAAGGTAGCAGTATTCCTGAGCATTTGTTATTGACGCGCTATAACCCAGAGCGCGTTGATATGGGCGAAATGCTGAGCGTTGAAGATGTCAAAGAGATTTTAGCGATTGAGTTAATCGGTGTTATCCCTGAATCAAAAGCTGTATTAAGTGCGTCAAATGCTGGACAGCCGGTGATTTTGGATGAGCAAAGCGATGCTGGCCAAGCTTATATCGATGCCGTTGAGCGACTATTGGGTGAAAAAGTTGATTTTCGCTTTTTAACGGCGAAAAAGAAGGGATTATTAAACCGCTTATTTGGGAGCTAA
- the minC gene encoding septum site-determining protein MinC, giving the protein MSQAEFELKGSLFTLSALQMTEYDLNKLSAWLKAKVEQAPGFFHRAPLIINISALVDIDIDFTAIKAVVERHDFIFVGISGGNKAQKAVAKEAGLAVVAHSQDKVSSTKPTATNKPDQVIEKVVERTVEKLVEKPVFQPAKVVEHTIRSGQQIYAKDTDLIIKGQVSAGAEVIADGNIHIYGTLRGRAIAGAKGDTSARIYCSNLQAELVSINGNYWLSDSLQDKAWAQAASVRLVDDQLTVEDLK; this is encoded by the coding sequence ATGTCGCAAGCTGAGTTTGAACTCAAAGGGAGTTTGTTTACGCTGTCTGCTCTGCAGATGACAGAGTACGATTTGAATAAATTGTCTGCTTGGCTAAAAGCCAAGGTTGAGCAAGCCCCAGGATTTTTCCATCGCGCCCCACTAATTATCAATATATCTGCCTTGGTAGACATCGATATTGATTTCACGGCTATCAAGGCGGTGGTAGAGCGCCATGACTTTATTTTTGTTGGTATTAGCGGTGGTAATAAAGCACAAAAAGCGGTGGCCAAAGAGGCTGGGCTTGCGGTCGTTGCTCATAGCCAAGATAAAGTCAGCTCAACTAAGCCAACAGCGACAAATAAACCAGATCAAGTTATCGAGAAAGTCGTTGAAAGAACGGTTGAAAAATTAGTAGAAAAGCCAGTTTTTCAGCCGGCTAAAGTCGTCGAACATACCATTCGCTCTGGCCAGCAAATATACGCAAAAGATACTGACCTTATCATCAAAGGGCAAGTTAGTGCTGGGGCTGAAGTGATAGCGGATGGCAATATTCATATTTATGGCACTTTACGCGGCCGCGCCATTGCGGGGGCAAAAGGTGACACCAGCGCTCGTATTTATTGTAGCAATTTACAAGCAGAGCTGGTTTCGATTAACGGCAATTATTGGTTGAGTGATTCGTTGCAGGATAAAGCTTGGGCACAGGCCGCCAGCGTTAGGTTGGTAGATGATCAGTTAACCGTAGAAGATTTAAAATAA
- the fdx gene encoding ISC system 2Fe-2S type ferredoxin: MPQIIFLPHEELCPDGAVVEAEQGESVLNVALKNDIGIEHACEKVCACTTCHVIIREGFDSLDESDELEDDMLDKAWGLEPESRLGCQAIIKDEDLVVEIPKYTVNMVSENH; the protein is encoded by the coding sequence ATGCCACAAATTATTTTCTTACCACACGAAGAACTTTGCCCAGACGGCGCAGTTGTTGAAGCAGAGCAGGGCGAGAGCGTATTAAACGTTGCCCTTAAAAACGACATTGGCATTGAACACGCCTGTGAAAAAGTCTGCGCCTGTACAACGTGTCACGTCATCATCCGTGAAGGTTTCGATTCACTGGATGAATCAGATGAGCTAGAAGACGATATGCTCGACAAAGCTTGGGGCTTAGAGCCTGAATCTCGCTTAGGTTGCCAAGCGATTATTAAAGATGAAGACTTAGTCGTGGAAATTCCCAAGTACACAGTCAATATGGTGTCGGAAAATCATTAG
- the hscA gene encoding Fe-S protein assembly chaperone HscA gives MALLQIAEPGQSTVPHEHRLAVGIDLGTTNSLVASVQSGESTTLKDENGQDILPSIVSYQADQILVGYAAKEFAVVDPQNTIVSAKRLIGRSLADIQSKYPTLPYEFGGDENHPELITRQGQINPVQVSGEVLTKLRERAESALGGELVGAVITVPAYFDDAQRQSTKDAAKLAGLNVLRLLNEPTAAAVAYGLDSGKEGVIAVYDLGGGTFDISILRLNKGVFEVLATGGDSALGGDDFDIAVADYLVAQAGLERPLSASMERRINQQACLAKEALSNAEQHTVTLALENGESWQHELTKTTFDSLIAKLVNQTLRACRRALKDADVATDEVIEVVMVGGSTRVPLVRSEVAKFFGQQPLTSIDPDKVVAIGAAIQADILAGNKPDSDMLLLDVIPLSLGLETMGGLVEKVIQRNTTIPVAKAQEFTTFKDGQTAMSIHVLQGERELVDACRSLARFELRGIPAMAAGAAHIRVTFKVDADGLLEVSAMEKSTGVEASIEVKPSFGLEENQIANMIKDSMTNAKQDMQARMLKEQQVEAARVLESVRAALDADKQLLNAEEIEKIEAALTTLEAVAKTTATDDIEQQIEVVNQVTASFAEKRMDSSIRVALAGQSVDKV, from the coding sequence ATGGCGTTATTACAAATCGCAGAACCCGGTCAAAGTACTGTCCCTCATGAACACCGCCTTGCCGTAGGTATTGACTTAGGCACCACCAATTCCCTAGTTGCCAGTGTGCAAAGTGGTGAAAGTACAACGTTGAAAGATGAAAACGGCCAAGATATTTTACCGTCTATTGTTAGTTATCAAGCGGATCAAATTTTGGTGGGTTACGCGGCAAAAGAATTCGCCGTAGTTGACCCGCAAAATACGATAGTGTCTGCCAAGCGTTTAATTGGCCGCTCACTTGCCGATATTCAAAGTAAATATCCAACCTTGCCATACGAATTCGGTGGCGATGAAAACCACCCAGAATTAATCACTCGCCAAGGGCAAATTAATCCCGTGCAAGTGTCTGGTGAAGTCTTAACTAAACTGCGCGAGCGCGCAGAATCAGCGCTAGGTGGTGAGCTAGTAGGGGCGGTGATCACAGTACCTGCGTACTTCGATGATGCCCAACGTCAAAGTACCAAAGATGCAGCAAAATTAGCTGGCTTGAATGTACTGCGCTTACTTAACGAGCCAACCGCTGCTGCTGTCGCTTACGGTTTAGACTCGGGCAAAGAAGGCGTGATTGCTGTTTATGACCTAGGTGGCGGTACGTTCGATATATCGATCCTTCGCTTGAACAAAGGTGTCTTTGAAGTGCTCGCAACCGGTGGTGATTCAGCCTTAGGTGGTGATGACTTTGATATCGCCGTGGCTGACTACTTAGTGGCGCAAGCTGGCCTTGAGCGCCCGCTTTCAGCTTCAATGGAGCGCCGAATTAACCAGCAAGCGTGTTTAGCTAAAGAAGCCCTGTCTAACGCTGAGCAACACACGGTGACCTTAGCGCTAGAAAATGGTGAGTCTTGGCAACATGAACTAACCAAAACAACCTTTGACTCATTGATTGCCAAGCTAGTTAATCAAACGCTTCGCGCCTGTCGCCGCGCTCTAAAAGATGCCGATGTTGCAACCGATGAGGTGATTGAAGTGGTCATGGTCGGTGGCTCAACGCGCGTACCGCTGGTGCGCAGTGAAGTTGCAAAGTTTTTCGGTCAACAGCCGCTAACGTCAATTGATCCTGATAAAGTGGTCGCAATTGGCGCGGCAATTCAAGCGGATATCTTGGCTGGCAATAAGCCTGACAGCGATATGCTACTGCTCGATGTCATTCCATTATCGCTAGGTTTAGAAACCATGGGCGGGTTAGTAGAAAAGGTGATTCAACGTAACACCACCATTCCTGTCGCTAAGGCGCAAGAATTTACCACGTTTAAAGACGGCCAAACGGCGATGTCGATTCACGTACTACAAGGTGAGCGTGAGCTAGTGGATGCATGTCGCTCATTAGCGCGCTTTGAACTTCGCGGTATTCCCGCAATGGCGGCTGGCGCTGCCCATATTCGCGTAACTTTTAAAGTGGATGCTGATGGCCTGTTAGAGGTTAGCGCCATGGAAAAATCAACCGGTGTGGAAGCCAGTATTGAAGTTAAACCATCATTTGGCCTTGAAGAAAATCAAATCGCCAATATGATCAAAGACTCGATGACCAATGCCAAGCAAGATATGCAAGCGCGTATGCTCAAAGAGCAACAAGTTGAAGCGGCGCGAGTATTGGAATCAGTGCGAGCGGCACTCGATGCCGATAAACAACTTTTAAATGCTGAAGAAATTGAAAAAATTGAAGCGGCGTTAACGACGTTAGAAGCGGTCGCAAAAACAACGGCAACTGACGATATTGAACAACAAATTGAAGTGGTTAACCAGGTAACGGCAAGCTTTGCCGAAAAGCGTATGGACTCATCAATACGCGTTGCGCTGGCCGGCCAATCGGTAGATAAGGTGTAA
- the hscB gene encoding co-chaperone HscB, translating into MNYFELFALDEKFNIDTSHLTQVYQQLQRSVHPDRFAHASSQEQLLAVQKSSLINDAYQTLKTPLKRAEYMLTLRGTDMPNEQASFKDNLFLMRQMELREMLAEVKFADDIDAAIFETNQVLETEFTELYKAMQVKLAAQTADANQEASEILRKLKFYHKLNVELDRLEDSLFES; encoded by the coding sequence TTGAATTACTTTGAATTGTTTGCGCTTGACGAGAAATTCAACATTGATACCTCTCACTTAACGCAAGTTTATCAACAACTGCAGCGAAGCGTTCACCCTGACCGCTTCGCTCATGCCTCTAGCCAAGAACAACTGCTAGCAGTGCAAAAATCGTCGCTTATCAATGACGCCTACCAAACCCTGAAAACCCCCTTAAAGCGTGCCGAATATATGCTGACGTTGCGCGGTACTGATATGCCTAACGAACAGGCATCGTTCAAAGACAACTTGTTTTTGATGCGCCAAATGGAGCTACGAGAAATGCTCGCGGAAGTGAAATTTGCCGATGATATTGATGCCGCTATTTTTGAAACGAATCAGGTGCTTGAAACTGAATTTACTGAGCTATACAAAGCGATGCAGGTTAAGTTGGCTGCGCAAACCGCTGACGCTAACCAAGAGGCAAGTGAAATTTTACGCAAGCTCAAGTTCTATCACAAATTAAACGTTGAACTCGATCGTTTGGAAGATTCATTGTTCGAAAGCTAG
- the iscA gene encoding iron-sulfur cluster assembly protein IscA — MAVTMTTAAADRVRSFLANRGKGLGLRLGIKTTGCSGLAYVLEFVDELNEDDELYAIDDVNIIIDGKSLIHLQGVELDFVKEGLNEGFKFTNPNAKGECGCGESFNV; from the coding sequence ATGGCAGTAACCATGACAACAGCAGCAGCAGATCGCGTTAGATCTTTTCTAGCCAATCGAGGTAAAGGCCTTGGCTTGCGTTTAGGTATTAAAACTACTGGCTGCTCTGGTCTTGCCTACGTGTTAGAATTTGTTGATGAGCTTAACGAAGACGACGAGCTATATGCGATTGATGATGTCAACATCATTATCGATGGCAAAAGCTTAATACATCTTCAAGGCGTTGAGTTGGACTTTGTTAAAGAAGGGCTAAACGAAGGCTTCAAATTCACCAACCCGAATGCCAAAGGCGAATGTGGTTGCGGTGAGAGCTTTAACGTTTAA
- the iscU gene encoding Fe-S cluster assembly scaffold IscU, producing MAYSEKVIDHYENPRNVGSLDKNDPQVATGMVGAPACGDVMKLQLKISDAGIIEDAKFKTYGCGSAIASSSLVTEWVKGKSIEEAAEIKNTAIAEELALPPVKIHCSILAEDAIKAALEDYQTKQSN from the coding sequence ATGGCATACAGTGAAAAAGTAATCGATCATTACGAGAACCCGCGTAACGTTGGCTCTCTAGACAAAAACGACCCACAAGTAGCGACCGGTATGGTTGGTGCACCAGCTTGTGGCGACGTCATGAAGCTGCAACTAAAAATATCTGATGCAGGTATTATTGAAGACGCAAAATTCAAAACCTACGGTTGTGGCTCGGCAATCGCTTCAAGCTCACTGGTAACAGAGTGGGTAAAAGGCAAGAGCATTGAGGAAGCAGCAGAGATTAAAAACACCGCGATTGCTGAAGAACTGGCATTACCGCCGGTGAAAATTCACTGCTCTATCTTAGCGGAAGACGCAATTAAAGCAGCGCTTGAAGACTACCAGACTAAACAGTCTAACTAG
- a CDS encoding IscS subfamily cysteine desulfurase, whose amino-acid sequence MKLPIYFDYSATTPVDKRVAEKMMAYLTTDGHYGNPASRSHKFGWQAEEAVDIARNQIADLINADAREIVFTSGATESNNLAIKGAAQFYSKKGKHIITCKTEHKAVLDTTRELERHGYEVTYLDPEANGLIDLNKLAAAMREDTVLVSIMHINNEIGVVQDIQEIGEMCRARKIVFHVDAAQSAGKLPIDMQNLKVDLMSFSAHKIYGPKGIGALYVRRKPRIRLESQIHGGGHERGMRSGTLPTHQIVGMGEAFRIAKEEMAQDLEHVTKMRDRLWAGIKDMEQVFVNGDFDKRYPGNLNVSFNFVEGESLIMALKDLAVSSGSACTSASLEPSYVLRALGLNDELAHSSIRFSFGRFTTEEEVDYAIELIQNAIGHLREMSPLWEMFQDGIDLESVEWVAH is encoded by the coding sequence ATGAAATTACCGATTTATTTTGACTATTCAGCTACTACACCAGTAGACAAACGCGTCGCCGAGAAAATGATGGCGTACCTTACAACGGATGGCCATTATGGTAACCCAGCGTCACGCTCGCACAAATTTGGTTGGCAGGCAGAAGAAGCTGTTGATATTGCACGTAACCAAATCGCTGACTTAATTAATGCTGACGCGCGTGAAATCGTATTCACTTCAGGTGCTACTGAATCAAACAACCTTGCAATCAAAGGCGCGGCGCAGTTCTACAGCAAAAAAGGTAAGCACATTATTACCTGTAAAACAGAGCACAAAGCGGTACTCGACACCACCCGTGAACTGGAGCGTCACGGCTATGAGGTCACTTACTTAGACCCAGAAGCAAACGGTTTAATTGACTTAAACAAGCTAGCAGCAGCGATGCGCGAAGATACTGTGCTTGTTTCTATCATGCACATCAATAACGAGATTGGTGTGGTTCAAGACATTCAAGAAATTGGTGAAATGTGTCGTGCACGTAAAATCGTGTTCCACGTAGATGCCGCGCAAAGTGCTGGTAAGCTGCCAATTGACATGCAGAACTTAAAAGTTGACTTGATGTCATTCTCAGCCCACAAAATTTATGGCCCGAAAGGTATTGGTGCGCTGTACGTGCGTCGTAAGCCGCGTATTCGTTTAGAGTCACAAATTCACGGTGGTGGTCATGAGCGCGGTATGCGCAGTGGTACTTTACCGACACACCAAATCGTGGGTATGGGTGAAGCCTTCCGCATTGCCAAAGAAGAAATGGCGCAAGACCTAGAGCACGTGACTAAAATGCGTGATCGCTTATGGGCTGGCATCAAAGACATGGAACAAGTATTCGTTAATGGCGACTTTGACAAACGTTACCCAGGTAACTTAAACGTTAGCTTCAACTTTGTTGAAGGTGAGTCGTTAATCATGGCGCTGAAAGACTTAGCGGTATCAAGTGGCTCTGCTTGTACATCTGCAAGCTTAGAACCTTCGTATGTATTACGTGCGTTAGGTTTGAACGACGAGCTAGCACACAGCTCAATTCGCTTTAGTTTCGGCCGTTTCACAACGGAAGAAGAAGTGGATTACGCAATTGAATTAATTCAAAACGCAATTGGTCACCTACGTGAAATGTCGCCGTTATGGGAAATGTTCCAAGACGGTATCGATTTAGAATCAGTTGAGTGGGTAGCGCACTAA
- the iscR gene encoding Fe-S cluster assembly transcriptional regulator IscR, producing MKLTSKGRYAVTAMLDVAIHAASGPVPLADISERQGISLSYLEQLFSRLRKHGLVTSVRGPGGGYRLGKCSAQIAVADVISAVDESVDATKCMGQGNCQGGNQCLTHTLWSDLSKRIEEFLQNISLAELVEQRDVKSVSQRQDKDQQSTADSGLETLIATQKIVNDW from the coding sequence ATGAAATTAACTTCCAAAGGGCGTTATGCCGTAACAGCGATGTTAGATGTAGCGATTCACGCTGCCTCTGGTCCTGTGCCTCTGGCTGATATTTCTGAAAGACAAGGGATATCTCTTTCTTACCTAGAACAATTATTTTCGCGCTTGCGCAAACACGGTTTAGTCACCAGTGTTCGTGGCCCGGGTGGTGGTTATCGCTTAGGAAAGTGTTCGGCGCAAATCGCGGTTGCTGATGTGATCAGCGCTGTTGATGAAAGCGTAGATGCCACTAAATGTATGGGGCAAGGTAATTGCCAAGGCGGAAATCAGTGTTTAACGCACACGCTTTGGTCAGACCTAAGCAAGCGAATTGAAGAGTTTTTACAAAACATTTCTTTGGCAGAGCTCGTCGAACAGAGAGATGTAAAATCGGTTTCACAGCGTCAGGACAAAGATCAGCAAAGCACAGCTGACAGTGGACTCGAAACCTTGATTGCAACCCAGAAGATAGTAAACGACTGGTAA
- the cysE gene encoding serine O-acetyltransferase produces the protein MFSRIKEDINSVFDRDPAARNSFEVLTNYPGLHAVWFHRVSHKLWKRDWKWLARSISTFSRWLTGIEIHPGATIGRRFFIDHGMGIVIGGTAEIGDDVTLYQGVTLGGTSWKEGKRHPTLGNNVVIGAGAKVLGPITIGDGGKVGSNSVVVKDVPANSTAVGIPGKIVNTNGKKQHNGARDEVAKKYGFDAYAVSEDNPDPVAKAIGRLLDHIHLMDNKVGDLCKEVNNLGGNVCDKELPELRIGEFVEDEQKAAARRMKTVESFDPKI, from the coding sequence GCGCGTAACAGTTTCGAGGTGCTGACCAATTACCCAGGTTTACATGCCGTTTGGTTTCACCGTGTTTCGCATAAGCTTTGGAAGCGTGACTGGAAGTGGTTAGCGCGCAGTATTTCAACCTTTTCACGTTGGTTAACGGGCATTGAAATTCATCCGGGGGCGACGATTGGCCGTCGCTTTTTCATCGATCATGGCATGGGTATTGTGATCGGCGGTACCGCTGAAATTGGTGATGACGTTACCCTTTACCAAGGCGTTACCTTAGGGGGAACCAGCTGGAAAGAAGGCAAGCGCCACCCCACGCTAGGTAATAATGTGGTCATTGGCGCAGGTGCTAAAGTGCTAGGCCCTATTACCATTGGTGATGGCGGTAAAGTAGGCTCAAACTCTGTGGTCGTCAAAGATGTGCCTGCTAACTCAACAGCTGTCGGGATACCGGGCAAGATTGTTAACACCAATGGCAAAAAACAGCATAATGGTGCTCGCGACGAAGTGGCGAAAAAGTATGGTTTCGACGCCTATGCGGTGTCAGAAGACAACCCAGATCCCGTAGCTAAAGCGATAGGTCGTTTGCTTGATCACATTCACCTAATGGATAACAAAGTCGGTGATTTATGCAAAGAGGTGAATAACTTGGGTGGCAATGTTTGTGATAAAGAACTACCTGAGTTACGCATTGGCGAATTTGTTGAAGACGAGCAAAAAGCAGCAGCTCGCCGGATGAAAACCGTAGAATCTTTTGACCCTAAAATTTAG